The Lampris incognitus isolate fLamInc1 chromosome 15, fLamInc1.hap2, whole genome shotgun sequence genomic interval CGGACACTAGTAATGACAGACATGTGAAGTTTTATTGTTACTCAGTGAGTTATTTCTCTACATAGTTCATCGTGAAGGGAGGAGCTTCATCTTGTAGGTTGTTGCTGTAATCTTTTCACAACTCCTCTCATCTATCTGACTTCATATCAGGTTGAAAAACGCTTTATGAAGGAGTCCCTCTTAAAAATCTGTTTGGTACGTCTGATGGTTATCATTCCCTCAAGCAAGTTAAGCAACGGGAGAATCCAAAAGAGGCCCTTTGAATACCAATTTGACATTACTAGAAGACATGTTGCTTTACTTCACTGACATGCAGTCCGTAGACTTCAATAAGCATGTTTCTGGTTATAAGAATTCGTTGCACATGAATGATAATATCAGATATAATCATGCATTCTCTGGGGGGGGAAATTGTAAAATGAAAATTCAAGTTGCGTTGGTTTTGACGATGGACACATTTCGGCTCTTGTTACTGTTACAACAAATCCCCACAAGTCATGAAACACTTGTAAGTAAACATGATTCATATGAACCAGAAAAATAGTCTGAGTGAATTAAACaagtactacgactactactactaccactgctactttcagctgctcccgttagggggcgccacagcagatcatctatctccatctcttcctgtcctctgcatcttcctctgtcacaccagccacctgcatgtcctccctcaccacctccataaacctcctctttgaccttcttcttctcctcttccctggcagctccatattcagcatccttctcccagtatacccagcatctctcctccacacatgtccaaaccatctccatcttaagTGAATTAaacaactatccatccatccatccattatccaaactgcttatcctgctctcagggtcgcagggatgctggagcaaggcagggagacacctaaAACATAACTTTATGATAGAGCAGCAGAGGTAGTTTAATGGACAAAGCATCACTTAAAGCTGCATTAAAGGATATTTTTGATATTAACATTGAATTTAATCACTGTAATGTGAGGATTTCTAGGACTGGCAATCACACTGAGAATCAACACACCACTCTGCAGGTTTCCTTCTCTTTCAATTTATTGTTTGACTTTGTTTTTCTCGTAAAATATACCTCCATCTCTGGTTGAGTCCCTCCTTCTTTTACCAAACACCTCCTTTACACTGTGGATAAACTGCTCACAACTCATACATTCATAATGCTGCCACTACCTTTCAATGTGAAAAGACCCAAGATTTAAACAAAGAGAGAAGCTGGTGAAGAGATTCAAACATCAACAAAACCAAAGAGAGATGACTGTGAATGTCAGAAGTTGATGGACCAAACCAAGACTAAGACACGAGTGAACATCAGACTTGCATTTGATACCGTAGCAGGGctaggcaatcttatccagaaagggccagtgtgagtgaatttttttgttccaaccaagcatttACAGACCTATgtgtcctaatcaagttcctcatcaaagactctactggttgtctgtgaatgttctcattcatccaggtcatggttatccaaaggagtagaatcaagtgcaactggacttggtatatatccgtgaagacgtttcgcctctcatccaagaggcttcctcagttcgtgcctttctgactagaccaagctagtctgactggctggtgatgagactcagaatttatcctctaggagtcgttgtcagagctatagatgtccatggctctttgtgtcccgatgtttaccaacgcccgtcgctaacagagccatagatatgagtggctcttttgtgtaccaatgtttggctGCGCCCGCCGCCATCggggctattgatatgcgtggctctcctgtgctccgatgtccagccgatttgcatttgtttagcagcgacggtggttgggggtgttagtttccacttcattattcagtggtcatgagagtcgttggagccgttagtgagcgactgttgttcttggagactaggcttcttgagtctcctgggtagagatgaaaggacggcattgtaagtgggagataggtggtgtcgcagacctcctcctctgttgagggatggtttttccagtttctcatagatggcttccttcacccctctttcaaaccatctatcttctctgtccaaaatgtgtacgttgctgtcctggaaggagtgtgtcttctcctttaggtgtagatagactgctgagtcttgtcctgaggagtttggccttctgtgttgggccatccgtttgtgtagtggttgtttggtttctcctatgtatagatcagtacaatcctcattgtattgtacagcatacaccagactgcttttccgggtgtgtggtacacggtctttgggatgaaccagtctttgttggagtgtgttgctgggtttgaagtataccgggatgcggtgtttgttgaaaattctcctgagtttctcggagaccccagaaacatatgggatgactgtgttattccttctgttccttttctcctcgtcgctcacctggttggtctttttggaacgtgttgcagttttcacaaaggtccaactggagtagccgcaggtttttaaagctcccctcaggtgtttgtgttcttcccgttgggcctgagtgctgctgggcacattgtcagctctgtgttgcagagttctgatgacgctcagtttgtgttccagagggtggtgtgagtcgaaaagtagatattggtctgtgtgtgtaggtttcctgtaaaccccaatgtggaggctcctgtctggttgattagtgggatcaggtgtgtaactgcttggttggaacaaaaaccttcacccacactggccctttctggataagattgcccacccttgCCATAGAGACAGGAAGGGAGGGGTGAAGAGTGACTTAGCTGTGAGTGTGTTTTAATGTCTCTGTGGCACTATTGTCTGATGTCTTGCAGTCAGAAAATCACTTAATACAGCATTTaatgaattgtattctttcaTGTACAAACCTATCACTGGCATTGGGTGAGAAACATGAAACTGCCTTCTGCCCCTTCATATCTTTCTATTGTCAAGTTTTTATGGTGAGTCTTAATTACATACTAGGATTTAAGAAAGGTGCGTGAATATCAATGAGTACACATAAAACAAATAGTTTTTAGTGTTGAGTCTGTCACTAAAAGTTTGAAGTGTCTGTAAAGAAAAACATACAGACTGACCATCTTCACTGACAGGGTGTTTCTCCTACAGTTATGCAGTGTATTGAGTTTCTAATCATAGTGATTATTCACTACATTCTGTGCGCTTTACTCGTCCAGGCCTTTCTTTGTGGGGCCATCTCTGGTTTTGGCCCGAAGCTTGTTGACCTGCGACTCGGCAATGTCAGCTCTCTCCTCTGCCTCTTCCAGCTCATGCTGAAGCTTTCTTAACTTTGCCATGTTGGCATTGGCCGCCTCCTCTGCCTCCTCGGCTGAGCGCTTATAGGACTTCACCTTCAGCTGCAGCTTGTCGACCAGGTCTTGCAGGCGGGCCATGTTCTTCCTGTCCTCCTCCGTCTGGTAGGTCAGCTCCTTGATGCGGCGCTCATATTTGCGCACTCCTTTGATTGACTCGGTTCCCCTCTTCTGCTCCACCTCCAGTTCGTTCTCCAGCTCCTTGATGCGTCCTTCCAGTTTCTGAAGCTGCTTCTTGCCGCCCTTCATGGCGATCTGCTCTGCTTCGTCCAGACGGTGTTGCAGGTCTTTGATGGTCTGCTCCATGTTCTTCTTCATGCGCTCCAGGTGTGCGCTGGTATCCTGCTCTTTCTTCAGCTCCTCTGCCATCATGGCAGCATCGGTGATGGCTTTCTTGGCCTTCTCCTCTGCATTGCGGTTCTCCTGTATTGCATCTTCCATCTCAGTCTGCAGGTGAAGGAGGTCCGCCTCATGCTTCTTCTTCTGGTTGATGAGGCTGGTGTTCTGCGAGTGCAGGAGTTGGATACGCTCTGTGGCATCAGATAGTTCCTGTTCTGCTAACTTTCGGCTGCGCTCTGTCTGTTCAAGAGCAGCCCTCACTTCCTCCAACTCCGCCTGGATAAGGTTATTGCGGCGCTCCAGCAGAGCAATGTTCTCCTTAAGATCCTCGTTCCCGTGTGACATGTCATCCAGGTGTAACTGACTGTCCTTCAGGAATGCCTGAATACTCTTCAGCTGCTTCTGGGCATCAGCTGCCTGCCTGTTGGCTTGGCTGAGCTGGATCTCCATCTCATTGAGGTCTCCCTCCATCTTCTTCTTGACTCTTAGGGCCTCGTTGCGGCTCCTGGTCTCAGATTCTAAAGAGGACTGAAGAGACTCGACCATTCGCTGGTAGTTCCTCTTGGCTTGTTCCATCTCCTCGTCTTTCTCAGCTAGTTTCCGCTCCATGTCGGCCTTTACCTGGTTGAACTCCAGCTGTGCTCGGAGAATCTTGCTCTCTTCATGCTCCAGGGAACCTTCAGCCTCCTCCAGAGCCGATTGGAGCTCTGCCCTCTCTTGCTCCAGCTGCTTTCGAAGTTTCTCCAGCTCATGAGTGCTTTTTCCACCCTCACCGAGCTGATCGGTGAGGTCAGAGATCTCCTCCTGGAggttcttgttctctcttctcaTGGTCTCCAGTTGATCCAGGCACTCCTCATAGGCATTCTTCAGCTTGAAGAGTTCAGTGCTCAGGGAGCGAGCCTCCTTCTGAGAGGCTTCCAACTCACACTGGGATTCTTCATATTTCTGCTTCCACTCTGCCATGACTTTGTCGAAGGCTCTCTGCTTCTTGTCCAGAGTGGCAGAAGCTGCATTGGCTCTTTCCAGGTCCAACATCAGGTCCTCAATCTCGTTTTGGAGGCGGTGCTTGGTCTTCTCCAGGGAGGAACATTTTGCGTTCACAGCCTCAATGGCCTCCTCTGCTTCCTGCAGTCTCTGGACCAGtttcttctttgcctcctccagctcctcggTTCTCTGGATACCATCCGTTTCATATTTGGTCCTCCACATTGAGACCTCTGTGTTAGTTTTGGACAGCACCCTCTGTAACTCAGCCTTAGCCTCCTGCTCTTCTTCAAATTGCTCTCGGAGGAGGTCACAGTCATGGCGTGCAGACTGTACTGCATGGGCCAGTGCATTCTTTGCTTTCACTTCCTCTTCCAGCTGCCTGCGTAGGTCTTCTATCTGCTGAGTGTAGGAAGTTTTTCCCCTGGTGAGCTGTGAAACCAGACACTCCTTCTCCTCCAGCTGACGTCCAAGCTCTCCGTTTTCAGTCAGCAGTTTGGCCCTCTGCGTAGTGAAGTCATTGATGGTTCGCTGCGCTTCCTCATATTTACTCTTGTACTCATTCATATTGTCTTCCATTGAGCGGCAGATCTTCTCAATGTTTGACTTTGCCTTCACCATGCTCTCCATGTTAGATGACAGATCGTCCAGCTCCAATTTGAACTCACTCTTTTCCTTCTCCAGCTTCTGTTTGACACGCTGGAGGTTGTCAATCTGTTCTCCCAGTTCAGCCACACTGTCAGCATGTTTCTTCCTAAGGGAGGCGGCTGTGGACTCATGTTGGAGGGTCGACTCCTCCAGTTCCCTCCGTAGCTTCTGGAACTCTGCATCTCTCTTCTTGTTAAGTTCAACTTGGGCTGATGTGGCTCCACCCGCCTCCTCCAGACGCTCACTAATGTCCTCCAGCTCACGAGAAAGATCAGAGCGTTGTTTCTCCACTTTGGCACGAGCAGCACGCTCAgcatccagctcctcctccaaCTCTTCAATTCTTGCCTGGTTTTCTTTCAGCTTCTTCTGGAGCTGAATTCCAGACACCTGCTCATCTTCTATTCTTCCATTCATTTGGCTGATCTCAAAATCTTTCTTCTTGAGTTTCTCCTCCAGCTGCTGCTTGTCATTTTCCAAGTCCATCACGCTCTCCTGTGTCAGTTTCAGGTCGCCCTCCAACTTCCTCTTTGAGCGCTCAAGGTCCATCCTGACTTTCTTTTCTTGTTCCAAGGAGCCCTCCAGGTCATCCACCTGTTGTTCTAGTTTACTTTTAGCTTTGGTTAAGGTGTTGACCTTGTCCTCTTCACTTTGGAGGTCATCTAATGTCTGCTGATGTGCTTCCTGCAGGGCTCTCTTCTCTTTGGTGAGCTTCATTATGGTCTCATCCTGAGCAGCCATTTCCTCAGTCAAATTTTTCACCTTGTTCTCTGTAGCATGTTTCTCCTTTTCCACCTTGGCCAGTGTTAGCTCAAGGTCATCTATGTCTTTCTTCAGCTCAGAGCACTCGTCCTCTAGCTTTCGTTTTTTAGCTGTGAGATCTGCATTcatctcctcttcatcctccattCTTTCTGTCATCTCTTTTAACTTGGCTTCCAGTTGGATCTTACTCTTTATAAGTTGCTCACAGCGTTCCTCAGCATCTGTTAGGGTGTCCTGCTCGGACTGAATTTGCAGAGTCAGGTCATTCTTCTCTTGAAGAAGAGTCACCATCTTCTCTTCTAGTTCCTTTCTCCTCACCTCAGACTTCTCCAGGGCTTCCTTAAGTTTATTGAACTCATCCTTCATGTTAGCCATCTCCTTCTCTGCCTCAGCGCTCTTCAGCAAGGGCTTGATTTTGAAGAACAGCTTCATCCAGGGCCAGTTTTTAACCCCCAAGAAGGAACGAAGGTTCCACTGGATCaccatcagggcatctctgcgcTCCACAAGTTTAGCAAACTCTGCCCTCATGAGGAGGGCTCTGGCATTAGCTTGGATTCTGGTGATGATACGAGACAGTTGCTCATCTCTCATCTCCTCCAACGTGCCCAGCAGGCCTGCTTTAAAGAAGACCTTGGTGTGGCCAAACTTGTACTGGGAGTGGTCGATGTCCAGTGATCCAAGTAGTTTTTCAGCGCTCTTCTTACAGTCAATGAATTGGCCTTCAGGAATGGCAGAGGCATTCAGGATTCTGTAGCGCTGTTTAAAGTCACCATAGAGCACTCTGTTGGGGAAACCTTTTCTGCATATTCTGATGCCCTCCAAAACGCCATTACAGCGCAGCTGGTGCATCACAAGACAGTTGTCCATGATTCCTGGAGTTTTGCTCTCATTTGGAATCAGACAACGGACAAAGTGAGGATGAGTGGTCTTCAGGTTGTTCATTAGCTTGTTCAGGTTTTCTCTGTGAAGTGCAGATACCGTCTGGAAGGAGGAGCCTTTCTTTTTGGCTCCTTTGCCGCCTCCTTTGTCACTGTTCTCAGCCCCTGCGTACGATGAAAAGAGCAAACTGAGGAGCTTTAGGGAAGACTTCTGGTAAAGACCAACCACTGTTTCATTCAAGGGGTCTTTGTTTTTCACCAGCCAGCCAGAGATGTTGTAGTCGACTGTGCCAGCGTAGTGGACCAGGGCAAAGTGTGCCTCTGCTTTTCCCTTCACTGCCCTTGGCTTCTCAAACATTTTGTTCTTGCCCAGGTGGTTGTCATACAGCTTGGACTTGAAAGTTTGGTCACTGGCCTTGGGAAACATGCACTCTTCTTCCAGAATAGACATGATCCCCAATGGCTTCTCAATCAGGTCAATGCAAGCCTGTAAGTCCATTCCAAAGTCAATGAACTCCCAGTCAATTCCTTCTTTCTTGTATTCCTCTTGCTCCAGAACAAACATATGGTGGTTGAAAAACTGTTGCAGTTTCTCATTGGTGAAGTTGATGCACAGCTGCTCAAAGGTGTTGAAATCAAAGATTTCAAATCCAGCAATGTCCAGTACGCCAATGAAATACTGCCGATGCTGTTTGGTATCAAGGGACTGGTTGATTCTCACCACCATCCAATTAAACATCTTCTCATACACAGCTTTAGCTAGTGCACCAGTGGAGTAGTAGACCTGGTCTACACCCTGGCCTTTGGTGACATATTCATTTCCTACCTTGACCCTGGGATGGCAAAGTCCTTTGATTAGGTCAGCAGAGTTCAAGCCCATCAGGTAGGCGGACTTATCAGCTGCCTCGGTTCCGTCAGGCTCCGCCTGCTCCTCACGCTGCTTCTGTTTGAACTTCAGGTTTCCGTAGTGCATAATGGCACCGATCAGCTTGTAGACACCCATCTTCTCTTCCTGAGTGAAGCCAAGCACATCAAAGGCATTGTCAGTGGCCATCAGCTCCTCTGAGTCATTGATGGAGGCTACTGTCACCTCTCCCTGGGAAATGAAGGAGTAGTCGTATGGGTTATTGGTGATCAGTAGCATGTCCAGCAGCTCTGGCTTTTGATTGGACAAGATCTGGAAGAAGATGTGGTAGTTTCTCTCAGACTTGAGCTGAAAGGTGACACGAGACTTTTCCAGCAGATACGTCTCGATGTCAGCAGAGGAAAGTTTTCCACTTGTTCCAAAATGTATTCGGATGAATTTCCCAAAACGAGAGGAGTTATCATTCCTCACTGTTTTGGCATTACCAAAGGCCTCCAGTGCAGGGTTGGCTTGGATGATTTGATCCTCCAGGGTCCCCTTGCTGGTGTCCTTCTTACCTCCACCACCAACTGCAGCAATGCTGGCAAAGTACTGGATGACTCTCTTGGTATTGACAGTCTTCCCAGCACCGGATTCTCCTGTGATGAGAACAGACTGATTCTCCCGGTCTGTCAGCATGTATTGGTAGGCGTTATCTGAGATTGAGAAGATATGCGGGGGGGCTTCACTTCTCTTCTTCCCCCTGTATGCAGTCACCACCTCAGCATCATAGACGGGGAGCAACTTGTAGGGGTTCACTGTCACACAGAAGAGACCGGAGTAGGTGTAGATCATCCATGCTGCATAACGCTCTTTGAGGTTAAACAGCACGGCAGGCTCGTGGAGGAAAGTGAACATTGCCATGTCTTCAATTTTATCGAATTTGGGAGGATTCTGAGGGTGAACATCAGACTCCTTCACCGTCACCGTTGTCCCATCTTCCTTCTTCACCGtcaccttccctccttccttgctTTGGATCTGCCCCTTGACATATTCCACTTTTTCGTCCACAACAAAACATTCTGTTTTGATGTCAAAAGCTCTGGTCTGGGCTTCCAAGCGTTCCTTTTCCGACTTCCTCAAGTAAGGAGCAGCCTTCCCAAACTCGGCCATCAGAACATCACCCATAGCTTTGGGTGGAGGTGGAAAGACAGACTGAGAATCAGGTGAAGAAAACACAAGCGTTTAGATGCAAAAACACCGAGGATTAACCATACAGCTCTCCAGCATGGGAGGCTCTTTATAAAGGCTGCCTGTCCTCCAAAATAGGAGACAGCAGATAGCAGCAAAAAGATCCACCCTGAATTTGTCCTAAGATGTAGGAAAAACCATGAGGGCAGTTGCAGGACCTTTTGCTGTTAGAATCCATTTAGGGAAGGTGGATATTGACTGCTTATCTCTCTCCTTGCAGCATCGCTGATAGCAATACCAAACACCTCCAGATTTAGCCACAGCTAGTCAGACTCTACTGTAGCTTCACAGTACTTCATgtcttaaatcataaaacaattCTCTTGTATGATATGCAAATCTCTCATCATACACACAGAGCTCTTCCGCTTGATACCCAACTTTCTAAAAGTAAGGCCTAAAAATGAGTTACGTTGATTCATAACATGCCTCCACAATGATGACAAGCAAATATTTCTTTCAGTTTATCTTTAGCAGGAGGACAGAGATGACACCACATCCCCCCAACACTCAGAACAGATTCTTGTCCTCTAAATAGCAAATACTCCTTTTATCAGTCCATCTTCTCGGCTTCAGTTCCATGTATGGTTCCTCTGAAATGCTAAAACTTCATCCTGTGGTAAAATATGCATCTGGAATCTAGATTATAAAGAGTAACTTGATAAAAAATGGAAGTCACAACATGTTTTTTCAGAACACTCCAGCCAACTGAGCAAACGTCTAAGACCTGGATGTCTGAATCCAAACATGGTGAGGAGAAtaggtccatgttaaagacaCCCACATGCCCATTTTGGAAAAACACTATTTTTCTGCActatttaaagattttttttaagcaGTTTTGATTCAGGGTGGAAGAACTGTAAGGTATATTATTATCTGGTCTGCTTTGACTTGAATTTACTGCTGGTATTACCATGTAATACCAAATACCATGTTGAAGCAGTACCAGTAGACCAGTGTAAATGCCATGTTAAAGTAGAACCAGTAAGCAGGTTTGATTCATGGTGGAATAATGGTAAGCGATGTTATCATCTGGTCTGCTTTGACTTGAATTTACTATTGTACACTTCAAATCACTACACTATGATAAGTAACACATGTAGAGGTCAAACAGACACGTGGATTAACAACAATTATTCCTATTACCACTATGAAGAACCAGTAATACTATGAGAAGTATTAGTCAGGAACACGAGAGGTAGGAATTAACTTTTGACATTATGAAATATATGTAATTCTTCCAGGCGCAGCTTGCAAACAGTCATGTTTACAGATCAGGGACCAGAATATTTACATGTTTACAAATCAGGGACCAGAATATTTACATGTTTACAGATCAGGTACCAGAATATTTGCATGTTTACAGATCAGGGACCAGAATATTTGCATGTTTACAGATCAGAGACCAGAATATTTGCATGTTTACAGATCAGGGACCAGAATATTTGCATGTTTACAGATCTGGGACCAGAATATTTGCATGTTTACAGATCTGGGACCAGAATATTTGCATGTTTACAGATCAGGGACCAGAATATTTGCATGTTTACAGATCAGGGACCAGAATATTTGCATGTTTACAGATCAGGGACCAGAATATTTACATGTTTACAGATCAGGGACCAGAATATTCGCATGTTTACAGATGAGGGTCAGAATATTTACATGTTTACAGATCAGGGACCAGAATATTTGCATGTTTACAGATCAGGGACCAGAATATTTATATGTTTACAGATCAGGGACCAGAATATTTGCATGTTTACAGATCAGGGACCAGaatatttacatatttacaaaTCAGGGACCAGAACAAGAGACTTGGGATGAGAACATCCGTAGTTAAACTTCAACTTCATGTTCTGCAAGATTTCAAGCAACCAACAGAAAAGAGATCAAAGGTCAGAGCCAAAGCACACTGATGATAAATGGAATCAAATCTTTTACATGTCGTCAACAGTAACGAGTGCTGGCTAAAGtaagaagagaagagagcgagaggggctttcttctctctttctcgaCTGATAGAAGCTCTTAAAATACCTGCTGATAGCGTTTTATCATCAACGATGTCAGCCGGCGTCTCCGGACGCCCAAACACCGAAACAAGAAGGTCTGAAAGAGACACGACTTTACACCGACACTGGATCCTTTTTACACAACACAGTACTTAACATGGTATTTAATGTAGTATTTAATTTTTAttaaatgacatcagtgaccatctaccagtttttaTAGTTTCTGATTGTAATTTTATTAAGAAAAAAGTTCCCAACATGAAACATATGAGAGAGTAAGAACAGTGGAATCCATTAATGCTTTTAAAGAGGAATTACTAACACATAACTGGAATACAGTACACAAAGAGAAAGACACTGACAAGGCTTACAATTCATTGCTAAACATATTCCAATCCTCGTATGATAAAGACTGCCCAGTAAAACGATTCAACAGTGGACAGAAATATAAAGATGGTCCATGGATCACAGAGGGACTACATAACGCTTGTCATATAAAACATAAACTCTGTAAAGAACAAACTCATAAAGCACAGATCTAgtgaagcagaaataaaataggacaaatataaaaacaagcta includes:
- the myh6 gene encoding myosin-6 codes for the protein MGDVLMAEFGKAAPYLRKSEKERLEAQTRAFDIKTECFVVDEKVEYVKGQIQSKEGGKVTVKKEDGTTVTVKESDVHPQNPPKFDKIEDMAMFTFLHEPAVLFNLKERYAAWMIYTYSGLFCVTVNPYKLLPVYDAEVVTAYRGKKRSEAPPHIFSISDNAYQYMLTDRENQSVLITGESGAGKTVNTKRVIQYFASIAAVGGGGKKDTSKGTLEDQIIQANPALEAFGNAKTVRNDNSSRFGKFIRIHFGTSGKLSSADIETYLLEKSRVTFQLKSERNYHIFFQILSNQKPELLDMLLITNNPYDYSFISQGEVTVASINDSEELMATDNAFDVLGFTQEEKMGVYKLIGAIMHYGNLKFKQKQREEQAEPDGTEAADKSAYLMGLNSADLIKGLCHPRVKVGNEYVTKGQGVDQVYYSTGALAKAVYEKMFNWMVVRINQSLDTKQHRQYFIGVLDIAGFEIFDFNTFEQLCINFTNEKLQQFFNHHMFVLEQEEYKKEGIDWEFIDFGMDLQACIDLIEKPLGIMSILEEECMFPKASDQTFKSKLYDNHLGKNKMFEKPRAVKGKAEAHFALVHYAGTVDYNISGWLVKNKDPLNETVVGLYQKSSLKLLSLLFSSYAGAENSDKGGGKGAKKKGSSFQTVSALHRENLNKLMNNLKTTHPHFVRCLIPNESKTPGIMDNCLVMHQLRCNGVLEGIRICRKGFPNRVLYGDFKQRYRILNASAIPEGQFIDCKKSAEKLLGSLDIDHSQYKFGHTKVFFKAGLLGTLEEMRDEQLSRIITRIQANARALLMRAEFAKLVERRDALMVIQWNLRSFLGVKNWPWMKLFFKIKPLLKSAEAEKEMANMKDEFNKLKEALEKSEVRRKELEEKMVTLLQEKNDLTLQIQSEQDTLTDAEERCEQLIKSKIQLEAKLKEMTERMEDEEEMNADLTAKKRKLEDECSELKKDIDDLELTLAKVEKEKHATENKVKNLTEEMAAQDETIMKLTKEKRALQEAHQQTLDDLQSEEDKVNTLTKAKSKLEQQVDDLEGSLEQEKKVRMDLERSKRKLEGDLKLTQESVMDLENDKQQLEEKLKKKDFEISQMNGRIEDEQVSGIQLQKKLKENQARIEELEEELDAERAARAKVEKQRSDLSRELEDISERLEEAGGATSAQVELNKKRDAEFQKLRRELEESTLQHESTAASLRKKHADSVAELGEQIDNLQRVKQKLEKEKSEFKLELDDLSSNMESMVKAKSNIEKICRSMEDNMNEYKSKYEEAQRTINDFTTQRAKLLTENGELGRQLEEKECLVSQLTRGKTSYTQQIEDLRRQLEEEVKAKNALAHAVQSARHDCDLLREQFEEEQEAKAELQRVLSKTNTEVSMWRTKYETDGIQRTEELEEAKKKLVQRLQEAEEAIEAVNAKCSSLEKTKHRLQNEIEDLMLDLERANAASATLDKKQRAFDKVMAEWKQKYEESQCELEASQKEARSLSTELFKLKNAYEECLDQLETMRRENKNLQEEISDLTDQLGEGGKSTHELEKLRKQLEQERAELQSALEEAEGSLEHEESKILRAQLEFNQVKADMERKLAEKDEEMEQAKRNYQRMVESLQSSLESETRSRNEALRVKKKMEGDLNEMEIQLSQANRQAADAQKQLKSIQAFLKDSQLHLDDMSHGNEDLKENIALLERRNNLIQAELEEVRAALEQTERSRKLAEQELSDATERIQLLHSQNTSLINQKKKHEADLLHLQTEMEDAIQENRNAEEKAKKAITDAAMMAEELKKEQDTSAHLERMKKNMEQTIKDLQHRLDEAEQIAMKGGKKQLQKLEGRIKELENELEVEQKRGTESIKGVRKYERRIKELTYQTEEDRKNMARLQDLVDKLQLKVKSYKRSAEEAEEAANANMAKLRKLQHELEEAEERADIAESQVNKLRAKTRDGPTKKGLDE